tGTATGGCACATGCCTCAGAATAGGCACAGAGGAAACGCGTGAATAATCATGCGAAGGGGGGCACTACCATAGCTCCAGTATTTCGATGGCTGCTCCAGCAGAATGAGCACAGGAACTACTTATTGGAAGACATGCCCACTTCCTGGAGAACTGTCTTAAATTCTCAGCTCTCAGCTGAACTACTTGCCCTTAATCTGTCCAATGtcccctccttccagatgacCCCAGACTCCCTGGTTTACAGCACAAGCCTGAACTataaccccacccctgccagcaacCCAGTGATCCTGAGAACCAATCCAGCTGTGATTCCCATTGAGTGTCACTACCCCAGGTGAGAGTCTGAGATGCTCAgatcccctctctccccttctggaATCTGGCTCAGTGACTGAGGTTTGCTCCTCCTCCCAGGAAGGACAATGTGAGCAGTAAAGCCATCAAGCCAACATGGGTTCCCTTCAGCTCCACCCTGTCTGCTGAGGAGAGGCTGGATTTCTCCCTGCACCTGATGAATGGTAGGTGGGAGGAGCCTTCAggggagcccagccctgcctgcctgtctgtcctGCTCACTGTGAACCTGCCTTGCAGATGACTGGAGTGCTGAGAGACCCTCCAATGGATTCCAGCTGGGGGAGGTCATGCATATCCAAGCTGATGTCAGCACTGGGAACCATGTGGCTTTGAGGCTCTTTGTGGACAGCTGTGTGGCCACCCTGAGCCCAGACAGGGACTCCTCTCCCCATTatgctgtcattgacttcaatgggtaagAGCTGGGAGCCCTTTCTAGTCTAGAATCTACCTCAAGTCTGTGGGGATCTTACTAACCAGAGTTCTTGTGTGTAGGTGCCTGGTGGATGGGAGATCAGATGACACCACCTCAGCCTTCATATCCCCCAGGCCCAGGCAGGACACGCTGCAGTTCATGGTGGATGTGTTCAGGTTTGCAGGAGATGCCAGGAACTTGGTGAGAGCCCACATTTCTGCTCCAAGTCGATTtccccaggctaagcagctgttaGTGTCCCCTGGGATGGTCCTAACCCCTCTTCCCACTTCCCTTCCAGATCTACATCACCTGTCATCTGAAAGTCACTGCAGCTGagcaagccccagatcccttGAACAAGGCTTGTTCCTTCAGCAAAGCAGGCAACATGTGAGTAGCCTAGAACCCCATCAGGGGAGTGACAGGCAGCCTAGAACAGAACTCTTCACTGTAGATGtctgttcctgttctgttccaGCTGGTCTCCAGTGGAAGGCACCCGAGACATCTGCAGGTGCTGTGAGACTGGGAACTGCGCATTCCTTGGAGGACAGTCTGGGAGAGGCAGCCCTCTGGACAGATGGTCAGGGAGGCGCTTCCAGAGAGATGTGGCCTCCAGGCATGGTAGGTTCTGTGCCCACTTCACCTGGGAAGATGTCTGGCTTACTCCAACAGACTTTTCCTGGGGGATCTTCCACCCAAAATGGGATGGATTGGTTTTCTAGTAGTGCTTCTCTCCCAATACAGGTGAGCCCTTGGTGAGGGAAGCTGAGGCTGATGTTGTGGTAGGACCCATAATCATCTTGGATACTGATCAAGGATCAAGGGATCTCTCAGTTGCTCAAATGGAAGCAGAGAAGGCAGCATCAGAGGGTAACTAGTTCTAATGAACAAGTCTCATGGTGCCTCTATTGTCACTACTAATCTACATTAGGTTTGCTGGGAAAAGATCTTCTAAAAGATGGAAGAAATGAGTTTTATGAAGTCAGTTGTAAGAATCCCTTAGTCCAAGGAGGGAGTGTTAATGATGAGTCAACAAGACTCAAGAAGGGCTCCTTGTTGAGAGGGTCCAACCAGAGCCAGTCACATAGGACTGTCGGCCACTGTAGCCTGGGCTTATCTGCTGGGACATCAGTTGTGTGACCTGAGACCTGCAACCTATTATCCAGTGGGATTTATAAAGAGGTGCTGatctcctgctccagccacttcTAGTAGACAAACTCCAATATGTATGGCTATAAAACACTTCAAAAAACACAGCCCTACAATGCAGCTCAAATAAAAAATCCCCCATTTTACTAACTGTGGCCTTCACTCATATACCCAGCAAGTCCCTAGTAGATTTTTGGAGAGGAGAGGTTGCTGGAGAAGCAACTAGCTGCAGTTTTAACCATGTGTCCTTCCTCTTGTAGGATTCTCTTCTACAGCTGGGCTGATCTCAGTGGCAGCTGCCATTGCACTGGCCTTTATTACTCTGGGGATACTTGTATACAGAAGATGCAGCCGTTCCAGTGCCTGAGCAGTCACATGCCTTGTACCTTCTGTCTAATGTAAATAAACCCCAGTGACTTGATTCTGGTCTGTGATGTATTAATGGGCAAGGGAGATGCCTTCCCTTCTGTGGGAAGGAAATGGTGTGGTTGATGCACCAACCACATTATGGACACACCCACGGGGCTGCATGGGGAGAGATCATGTGAGGGTGAAGAAAGCAGAGATTGCTGCCTTCAGGTTCCCAGAGGCAAATGGCAGGGGGATTTCCCTCCACCTGAACTGTCCATCTGGCACCTGTAACCATTACAGGGCTCTTGCAGTAGAGAGAACACAAATCCCCCAGCCACTGGGCCCTCTGAGTCAAACAGATGCCATGAGGGAGTTCCTACTGACTCCATGGCTGGCTTTAGGTGATGCTCTAGGGCAAGGGTTtttaaacttcattgcactgcaatccCCGTTGTCCAACTACTGCCCTGGCCCAGGGGGTCAAACCCCCAGGGCTTaccctggggagcaggggctgtaacctgagccccactgcctaggGCAAAAGACTGAGACCTGCcaaacagggctgaagcc
The Eretmochelys imbricata isolate rEreImb1 chromosome 10, rEreImb1.hap1, whole genome shotgun sequence genome window above contains:
- the LOC144271257 gene encoding zona pellucida sperm-binding protein 3-like, with product MGYRDSLGFALLCWVVSGVTCYNPWDFSRIDSAIWRRTPRAEPPQRQAHVSSLAQPSPWARVDASQLRAVSLLQPVMVQCEEAQMVITVHRDLFGMGRLIKAADLSLGQATCRYTSLNAAENTVTFAAGLHECGSTLQMTPDSLVYSTSLNYNPTPASNPVILRTNPAVIPIECHYPRKDNVSSKAIKPTWVPFSSTLSAEERLDFSLHLMNDDWSAERPSNGFQLGEVMHIQADVSTGNHVALRLFVDSCVATLSPDRDSSPHYAVIDFNGCLVDGRSDDTTSAFISPRPRQDTLQFMVDVFRFAGDARNLIYITCHLKVTAAEQAPDPLNKACSFSKAGNIWSPVEGTRDICRCCETGNCAFLGGQSGRGSPLDRWSGRRFQRDVASRHGEPLVREAEADVVVGPIIILDTDQGSRDLSVAQMEAEKAASEGFSSTAGLISVAAAIALAFITLGILVYRRCSRSSA